A window of Primulina tabacum isolate GXHZ01 chromosome 4, ASM2559414v2, whole genome shotgun sequence contains these coding sequences:
- the LOC142542895 gene encoding BTB/POZ domain-containing protein At1g63850-like, translating into MDSYTITNTVNGSANPTTDNFPSSFSKFNSALTAGLLNPMSPPPFVDKTRSSPTLFEMMSNEPDCHVKASTFVPNGVVPAENPQSSKLSANPPPQDKQALMQQRLLDLLASRSPGNQFNDVGTGDVKLTLSSKDGVSVSMSVHRQILVAHSRFFALKLNEKWVKQQRSMGPYIVEIADCDDIEVYIESLRLMYCKDLRKKLMREDVPRVLGILKVSAAIGFDAGVLSCLEYLEAAPWAEDEEDKVASLLSELRLEGVGAVEVLKRVSVDVTTGVEYGNDNEDVLLKLLHVVLEGKDEKARRDMKNLVSKMLRENSSHTDLRKESLYSACDGCLNFLRQYFLKAAEEATQNVDQIARQADNLHWLLDILIDRQIAEEFLKTWASQSELAEAHSKVPVIHRYEVSRVTARLFVGIGKGQLLASKDVRCMLLQTWLVPFYDDFGWMRRASKGLDRHLIEDGLSNTILTLPMPWQQEIFLSWFNRFLNAGDDCPNLQRGFEVWWRRAFWRRNGEPERPRQMRITTASIENS; encoded by the exons ATGGACTCCTACACCATCACGAACACCGTCAATGGCAGTGCCAACCCCACGACAGATAATTTTCCGTCATCTTTCAGTAAATTCAACTCCGCACTTACCGCTGGCCTTCTCAATCCAATGTCACCCCCTCCGTTTGTGGATAAAACCCGTTCAAGCCCAACCCTTTTCGAAATGATGTCCAATGAACCCGATTGCCACGTCAAAGCCTCAACCTTTGTGCCTAACGGTGTCGTTCCGGCTGAGAATCCCCAAAGCTCGAAGCTTTCCGCAAACCCACCGCCCCAAGACAAGCAGGCGCTAATGCAGCAGCGTTTATTGGATCTTCTGGCTTCGAGGAGCCCCGGAAACCAGTTTAATGATGTGGGTACCGGCGATGTGAAGTTGACATTAAGTTCCAAGGATGGGGTTAGCGTCTCTATGAGTGTACATAGACAGATCCTTGTGGCTCATAGCAGATTTTTTGCTTTGAAATTGAATGAGAAGTGGGTTAAGCAGCAGCGCAGTATGGGGCCATACATTGTGGAGATAGCGGATTGTGATGATATTGAAGTTTATATTGAGAGTCTTAGGCTAATGTATTGTAAGGATTTGAGGAAGAAACTGATGAGGGAAGATGTTCCACGAGTATTGGGTATTCTCAAG GTCTCGGCAGCAATTGGATTTGATGCGGGCGTGTTGTCTTGCTTGGAGTACTTAGAAGCTGCTCCATGGGCAGAAGATGAAGAAGATAAGGTAGCTTCCTTGTTATCAGAGCTTCGTCTCGAAGGGGTTGGAGCTGTGGAAGTTTTGAAGAGGGTTTCTGTTGATGTTACCACAGGGGTAGAATACGGAAATGATAATGAAGACGTGCTTCTCAAGCTCTTGCACGTAGTTCTTGAAGGAAAAGATGAGAAAGCCAGGAGAGATATGAAAAATTTGGTTTCCAAAATGCTTCGCGAGAATTCATCCCACACGGATTTGAGAAAGGAGTCGTTATACTCGGCTTGTGACGGGTGCCTGAACTTTCTTCGGCAATATTTTCTGAAAGCTGCAGAAGAAGCGACACAGAATGTAGACCAGATAGCAAGACAGGCTGATAATTTGCATTGGCTTTTGGATATATTGATTGATAGACAGATTGCTGAGGAGTTTTTGAAGACATGGGCATCACAGTCTGAGTTAGCCGAGGCTCATTCAAAAGTGCCGGTCATTCACCGATACGAAGTTAGCAGAGTTACGGCCAGACTTTTTGTTGGGATCGGCAAGGGGCAGCTATTAGCCTCAAAAGACGTCAGGTGCATGCTTTTGCAGACATGGTTGGTGCCATTTTACGATGATTTTGGATGGATGCGGAGGGCATCCAAGGGTCTTGATCGACACTTAATTGAAGATGGTCTTAGCAACACAATATTAACTCTGCCAATGCCCTGGCAGCAAGAGATTTTTCTGTCATGGTTCAATCGTTTCCTTAATGCTGGTGATGACTGTCCAAATTTACAGAGAGGATTTGAAGTTTGGTGGAGAAGGGCTTTTTGGAGACGAAATGGAGAGCCTGAAAGACCTCGACAAATGCGTATCACAACTGCTTCAATAGAGAACTCTTGA